The DNA segment TCTATGAagaatatgatgatgatgatgatttccaTGGAAAAGAGGTCGATGATGATGGGGATGGTGATGATGACAGTAGTGAAAATGGGAGCGATGATTCGATGACTTCTGATGCATCTTCATGGCCTAGCACTCAGCAACCAAGGAACCCCAAGAATCATGCAGCTGCAAAGAAGAGCAATGCCAAACAAGTCAGTCATCAGACAAAGAACAGGGCTTGTGAAAAGTTCAGCGACGAAGAAGAGGA comes from the Brassica napus cultivar Da-Ae chromosome A7, Da-Ae, whole genome shotgun sequence genome and includes:
- the LOC111213328 gene encoding protein SOB FIVE-LIKE 2-like codes for the protein MESPRRGGSEEKSSCESGWTMYIEDTFHGNHHSEVVYEEYDDDDDFHGKEVDDDGDGDDDSSENGSDDSMTSDASSWPSTQQPRNPKNHAAAKKSNAKQVSHQTKNRACEKFSDEEEESEFKARTRTTTTSRVQSRHKASKTK